One genomic window of Thermoanaerobaculum aquaticum includes the following:
- the murI gene encoding glutamate racemase codes for MTQKLPIGVFDSGIGGLTVLSELISQLPGESFIYLGDTARLPYGTKSPETVTRYALGAAQFLMSRGIKLLVVACNTASATALPALRQALAIPVLGVVEPAAQAAARLARQVVGIIGTESTVASGVYQKLLSALRPELKLLARACPLFVPLAEEGWFNHPITHQVAEVYLHPLREAGVDTVVLGCTHYPLLARPIAQALGPEVALINAGREVARQAGELLLREGLLAGQRQGEVTLLVTDAAPRVRRLAAAIIPAVADRLELVDLTETHKARRSHVGSASLAG; via the coding sequence ATGACCCAGAAGCTTCCCATTGGGGTTTTTGACTCGGGGATTGGCGGGCTCACGGTGCTTTCCGAGCTCATCAGCCAGCTGCCCGGAGAAAGCTTCATTTACCTGGGCGACACCGCCCGTCTGCCTTACGGCACCAAATCCCCGGAAACCGTGACCCGCTACGCCCTCGGTGCGGCGCAGTTCCTCATGTCCCGAGGCATCAAGCTCTTGGTGGTGGCCTGCAACACCGCCTCGGCCACGGCGCTGCCGGCGCTGCGGCAAGCCCTGGCCATCCCGGTTTTGGGGGTGGTGGAGCCCGCCGCCCAGGCTGCAGCCCGTCTCGCGCGGCAGGTGGTGGGGATCATAGGCACCGAATCCACCGTGGCTTCCGGGGTTTACCAGAAGCTCCTTTCTGCCCTGCGGCCGGAGCTCAAGCTTTTGGCCCGGGCTTGCCCGCTCTTTGTCCCCCTGGCGGAAGAAGGCTGGTTTAACCACCCCATCACCCACCAGGTGGCCGAGGTTTACCTGCATCCGCTGCGGGAGGCGGGGGTGGACACGGTGGTTTTGGGGTGCACCCACTACCCGCTGCTGGCCCGCCCTATTGCCCAGGCGCTGGGGCCGGAGGTGGCGCTCATCAACGCCGGACGGGAGGTGGCCCGGCAGGCCGGTGAGCTGCTCCTGCGCGAGGGCTTGCTGGCCGGGCAAAGGCAGGGGGAGGTCACGCTTCTGGTCACCGACGCAGCCCCCCGGGTGCGGCGGCTGGCGGCGGCCATCATTCCCGCCGTGGCGGACCGCCTGGAGCTGGTGGATCTCACCGAAACGCACAAGGCAAGGAGGTCGCATGTGGGGAGCGCAAGTCTTGCGGGGTGA
- a CDS encoding GerMN domain-containing protein: MKRLAALALLVGMGAFACRRAAPPPPEPGPVKTPASQTTFVVLVFPGEDLLLHRETRELPELPTGVEAQARVILQELLAGPRTALAPVAWWPAEVQEVFHDGKGTVFVNLTPPPPVATGSEAELALQAAIATTLALNIKTVQRVQLLFGGKEVETLGHLDFSRPLPPRWDLVAP, from the coding sequence ATGAAACGACTGGCGGCCCTGGCGTTGCTGGTAGGAATGGGGGCCTTCGCCTGCCGCCGCGCGGCTCCTCCCCCTCCAGAACCCGGCCCCGTCAAAACGCCTGCAAGCCAAACCACCTTTGTGGTTTTGGTCTTCCCCGGGGAGGACCTGCTGCTCCACCGGGAAACCCGGGAGCTCCCGGAACTCCCCACCGGCGTGGAAGCGCAGGCGCGGGTGATCCTCCAGGAGCTTTTGGCCGGACCCCGCACCGCGCTGGCGCCGGTGGCCTGGTGGCCGGCGGAGGTGCAGGAGGTCTTCCACGACGGCAAGGGCACGGTGTTCGTGAACCTCACCCCCCCACCGCCGGTGGCCACCGGCAGCGAAGCGGAGCTGGCCTTACAGGCCGCCATTGCCACCACCCTGGCTTTGAACATCAAAACCGTGCAGCGGGTGCAGTTGCTGTTTGGCGGGAAAGAGGTGGAAACCCTGGGGCATTTGGACTTTTCCCGCCCGCTGCCGCCCCGCTGGGATCTGGTGGCGCCATGA
- a CDS encoding site-specific DNA-methyltransferase: MARKKTPSSPSNSVEDFRHQGARRKNNPPAGMAPTFEVRERETTRYSYDPHLDPQLVWAGKAEHTSFEVDVVSLHIHERISTKAILRAVQRPELVQADLFGETPLSADQQVEFYKHEVGWANRLILGDSLLVMNSLLVKEGMAGKVQMVYMDPPYGIKYASNFQPRIDRRDVKDADEDLTHEPEQIKAYRDTWKLGIHSYLTYLRDRLLLARELLAESGSIFVQINDENLHLVRCLLDEVFGRENFVAVVAFAKTAGQTARLLPSVSDYLLWYAKDSSLVKYRRIFLPKSALGGGAEAYHWVELPDGVRRRGGSSEKHLGPAASGWNVFRADNLTSQSGGPSTRFPVAVGEQVFTPAPGYWKTNAEGLLRLGAAERLAPIGKTLSYVRYLDDFPVFSLGNSWWDTGIAGFGEPKIYAVQTNTKVIERCILMTTDPGDLVLDPTCGSGTTAYCAEKWGRRWITCDTSRVAVAIARQRLMTAKFDYYELLDPERGPAGGFKYETVPHITLESIAKNTEIDAIAAKYQPQIDQALADLNRALVGATGRSPLQEWEVPREVPHPLWPEDAASAYESLWNAKKKLLLLSEEVRDELQRVAQALGTTWSSLCDVPNTPPKAGWPQSVRQAYLKLQDLKKQLLEAEPQVPEWLRTVYTLTGHRWETLCEVPEPVPGEDWPPEAREALRRFWEAKRAKRREIDESIQRNAPQETLYDRPKVVRGLVRVSGPFTVEAIPVPAVEDPTQAPIPQFEETAGADLRALPDEDSHAPVGSAVAWQEGRVSDRAGDYLTTMLNLLSKQGGVLFPGGKRLELENLRALNLGLLHAEGETKRNGTTLRVAISFGPPYGPVMAFQVQEAIPTAKMNGYAILIFAGFSFDPEAQALIQKAPVAGLEVHFANIAPDVLVGDLLKTTRASQIFTVFGQPDVAWKRNDDGTYVVELRGVDIYNPLTGQTEHSQGSEVAAWFLDTDYDGKTFHICQAFFPGDPDAWDKLQRALKAQIDREVFERTRGTVSFPFAPAEHKRIAVKVIDFRGNEVVRVVTLGSEGGISHADS, from the coding sequence ATGGCACGAAAGAAGACGCCAAGTTCGCCCAGCAATTCCGTGGAGGATTTCCGCCACCAGGGGGCCCGCAGGAAGAACAACCCGCCAGCGGGTATGGCCCCAACCTTCGAGGTTCGCGAGAGGGAAACCACAAGGTACTCCTACGACCCTCACCTGGACCCACAGTTGGTGTGGGCTGGCAAAGCTGAACACACCTCCTTTGAGGTGGACGTGGTTTCCCTCCACATCCACGAACGCATTTCCACCAAGGCGATCCTTCGGGCGGTTCAAAGGCCGGAGCTCGTTCAGGCTGACCTCTTCGGTGAAACCCCGCTTAGTGCCGATCAGCAGGTGGAGTTTTACAAGCACGAGGTGGGCTGGGCCAACCGCCTCATCCTGGGCGACAGCCTCCTGGTCATGAACTCCCTTTTGGTTAAAGAGGGCATGGCCGGCAAGGTGCAGATGGTTTACATGGACCCCCCTTACGGGATCAAGTACGCCTCCAACTTTCAGCCCCGCATTGACCGTCGGGATGTCAAAGACGCCGACGAAGACCTCACCCACGAGCCGGAGCAAATCAAAGCCTACCGCGACACCTGGAAACTGGGCATTCACTCGTACCTCACCTACCTTCGCGACCGCTTGCTTTTAGCGCGCGAGCTGCTGGCCGAAAGCGGCTCTATTTTCGTGCAGATCAACGATGAAAACCTGCACTTGGTGCGCTGCCTTTTGGATGAAGTATTTGGCCGGGAGAACTTTGTCGCGGTGGTGGCGTTTGCGAAGACGGCTGGACAGACCGCACGGCTACTGCCCTCCGTAAGCGACTATCTTCTGTGGTACGCAAAAGATAGCAGCCTTGTGAAGTACCGCCGCATTTTTCTCCCGAAGAGCGCCCTCGGCGGGGGTGCTGAAGCATACCACTGGGTGGAACTTCCGGATGGAGTCAGGCGTCGTGGCGGCAGTTCCGAAAAGCACCTCGGACCTGCGGCGAGCGGGTGGAATGTTTTTCGCGCCGACAACCTGACCTCGCAAAGCGGCGGGCCCAGCACGAGGTTTCCTGTTGCGGTAGGAGAGCAAGTTTTCACGCCTGCGCCGGGTTATTGGAAAACGAATGCGGAGGGTTTGTTGAGGCTTGGCGCAGCAGAGCGCCTGGCACCAATCGGAAAGACTCTTTCCTACGTTCGCTATCTAGACGATTTTCCCGTTTTCTCGCTTGGGAACTCCTGGTGGGATACTGGAATTGCGGGGTTTGGTGAGCCCAAGATCTACGCTGTCCAAACCAACACCAAAGTCATCGAGCGCTGTATCCTAATGACCACCGACCCGGGCGATTTGGTGTTGGACCCCACCTGCGGCTCGGGCACCACCGCCTACTGCGCGGAAAAATGGGGGCGGCGCTGGATCACCTGCGATACCTCCCGGGTGGCCGTGGCCATCGCCCGTCAGCGGCTCATGACCGCAAAGTTCGACTACTACGAGCTGCTGGACCCTGAACGGGGGCCGGCGGGTGGTTTCAAGTACGAGACCGTGCCCCATATCACCTTAGAGAGCATCGCCAAGAACACCGAAATTGACGCCATTGCGGCCAAATACCAGCCGCAGATTGACCAGGCGCTGGCCGATCTCAACCGGGCGCTGGTAGGCGCCACCGGCCGGTCGCCCCTTCAGGAATGGGAGGTCCCCCGCGAGGTGCCGCATCCCCTTTGGCCGGAGGACGCCGCCTCCGCCTACGAATCGCTGTGGAATGCCAAGAAGAAGCTGCTTTTGCTTTCGGAAGAGGTTCGCGACGAGCTGCAAAGGGTGGCCCAAGCGCTGGGCACCACCTGGTCATCGCTATGCGACGTCCCCAACACCCCGCCCAAGGCAGGCTGGCCGCAGAGCGTGCGCCAGGCCTACCTCAAGCTGCAGGACCTGAAAAAACAGCTGCTGGAGGCTGAACCCCAGGTGCCGGAGTGGCTCCGCACCGTTTACACCCTCACCGGTCACCGGTGGGAAACGCTGTGCGAGGTGCCCGAGCCGGTGCCCGGTGAGGATTGGCCTCCGGAAGCAAGGGAAGCCTTACGCCGCTTTTGGGAGGCCAAGCGTGCCAAGCGCCGGGAAATTGACGAAAGTATCCAGCGCAACGCACCCCAAGAAACCCTTTACGACCGCCCCAAAGTGGTCCGGGGTCTTGTGCGCGTTTCCGGTCCCTTTACCGTGGAGGCCATCCCCGTTCCTGCGGTGGAAGACCCCACGCAAGCACCCATCCCGCAGTTTGAAGAGACCGCCGGGGCAGACCTGCGTGCCCTTCCCGATGAGGATTCGCACGCGCCGGTAGGTTCCGCCGTGGCTTGGCAGGAAGGTCGAGTTTCTGACCGCGCCGGCGATTACCTGACCACCATGCTCAACCTATTGAGCAAGCAAGGCGGCGTGCTTTTCCCGGGGGGCAAGAGGCTGGAGCTTGAAAACCTCCGCGCCCTTAACCTCGGCCTGCTCCACGCCGAGGGTGAAACCAAGCGGAACGGAACAACCCTGCGGGTGGCCATTTCCTTCGGGCCCCCCTACGGGCCGGTGATGGCGTTCCAAGTGCAAGAGGCCATTCCCACGGCCAAGATGAACGGCTACGCCATCCTTATCTTTGCGGGCTTCAGCTTTGACCCCGAGGCGCAGGCGCTGATCCAAAAGGCACCGGTGGCGGGTTTGGAAGTGCACTTCGCCAACATCGCGCCGGATGTGCTGGTTGGCGATTTGCTAAAGACCACCCGTGCGAGCCAAATTTTCACAGTCTTTGGCCAGCCCGATGTGGCGTGGAAACGGAATGACGACGGGACCTATGTCGTGGAACTGCGAGGCGTTGACATTTACAACCCGTTGACAGGGCAAACGGAGCACTCCCAAGGCAGCGAGGTGGCCGCTTGGTTTTTAGATACCGACTACGATGGCAAAACCTTCCACATCTGCCAGGCGTTCTTTCCCGGCGACCCCGATGCCTGGGACAAACTCCAGCGTGCCCTCAAAGCCCAAATTGACCGTGAGGTCTTCGAGCGTACGCGCGGCACGGTGTCGTTTCCTTTTGCACCCGCTGAGCACAAGCGCATCGCGGTGAAGGTGATTGATTTTCGAGGGAATGAGGTGGTGCGGGTGGTAACTTTGGGGTCTGAAGGAGGAATCAGCCATGCCGATTCCTGA
- the rph gene encoding ribonuclease PH yields the protein MRGDGRTFDQPRPLSLTLDFVKYPEGSVLVRAGDTVVLCNVTVEGRVPPFLRDTGEGWLTSEYAMLPRATEERTPRDVVKGSLSGRSAEIQRLIGRSLRAALDLGLLGERTLVVDCDVLQADGSTRTTSITGAFVAVVLALCRLWEQKALPGWPVKDQVAAVSCGLVRGQPMLDLTYEEDSQADVDLNLVGTARGGIVEIQGTAEREPLRRSQLDALLDLAEQGLQKAFAAQRAVLNPRLEKLKLPPLGA from the coding sequence TTGCGGGGTGACGGCCGCACCTTTGACCAGCCCCGCCCGCTGTCCTTGACGCTGGACTTTGTGAAGTACCCGGAAGGCTCGGTTTTGGTGCGCGCCGGGGACACCGTGGTGCTGTGTAACGTCACCGTGGAAGGACGGGTGCCGCCATTCTTGCGGGACACCGGCGAAGGGTGGCTTACCTCCGAGTACGCCATGCTCCCCCGGGCCACCGAAGAGCGCACCCCCAGAGACGTGGTGAAGGGCTCCCTTTCCGGCCGCTCGGCGGAAATTCAGCGGCTCATCGGCCGCTCCTTGCGGGCGGCGCTGGATTTGGGCCTTTTGGGGGAACGCACGCTGGTGGTGGACTGCGACGTGCTGCAGGCCGACGGCTCCACCCGCACCACCAGCATTACTGGCGCCTTTGTGGCGGTGGTTTTGGCCCTCTGCCGGCTGTGGGAGCAAAAGGCGTTACCCGGCTGGCCGGTGAAGGATCAGGTGGCGGCGGTTTCCTGCGGCCTGGTGCGCGGCCAGCCCATGCTGGACCTCACCTACGAAGAGGACTCCCAGGCCGATGTGGACCTGAACCTGGTGGGCACCGCCCGCGGTGGCATCGTGGAAATCCAGGGCACCGCCGAGCGGGAGCCCCTGCGCCGCAGCCAGCTGGACGCCCTCTTGGATTTGGCCGAGCAGGGCCTGCAAAAAGCCTTTGCCGCCCAGCGGGCGGTGCTCAACCCGCGCCTGGAAAAGCTCAAGCTCCCCCCTTTGGGCGCCTAG
- a CDS encoding patatin-like phospholipase family protein, producing MKRALVLGGGGARGAFQVGMLEELVIRRGLDFQILRGVSVGALNASFLAQAATQGDSLANLQAKVAELKTLWLSAIEGNHSVYGHRAGGFAALAAGADSLYTVEPLKKLVKTHLDIKALRTSGRDFAVGTVSLVSGRYQEWTPAEKDFLQKLIASTAIPVVFPYVDTGDDVLVDGGVRDITPLGSAFAAGADEIYVLLTSRVIPEADGSLPRSTVPEHSYRQWSDNWLGTRVGALDVLKRVVEILTDEIYLGDIRGALEWNRIVAAAEKALGGLRGSRKQALEEALAAIGKRSVPVHVLAPRVWYGTDNASTNFDPQLIAQAVSHGREVAANPNLWLVR from the coding sequence ATGAAGCGAGCCTTGGTTTTAGGGGGCGGCGGCGCCCGCGGGGCTTTTCAGGTGGGCATGCTGGAGGAGCTGGTCATCCGCAGGGGCCTGGACTTTCAGATCCTGCGGGGTGTTTCGGTGGGGGCGCTCAACGCCTCATTTTTGGCGCAGGCGGCCACCCAGGGGGACTCCCTGGCCAACCTCCAGGCCAAGGTGGCCGAGCTCAAAACGCTCTGGCTTTCCGCCATCGAGGGCAACCACTCGGTGTACGGCCACCGCGCTGGGGGCTTTGCGGCGCTGGCCGCCGGCGCCGATTCCCTGTACACCGTGGAGCCCTTGAAAAAGCTCGTCAAAACGCACCTGGACATCAAAGCCCTGCGAACCTCCGGCCGTGACTTTGCGGTGGGCACGGTTTCCCTGGTTTCCGGCCGCTACCAGGAGTGGACCCCGGCGGAAAAGGACTTCCTGCAAAAGCTCATCGCTTCTACCGCCATTCCTGTGGTTTTCCCCTACGTGGACACCGGGGACGACGTGCTGGTGGACGGCGGGGTGCGGGACATTACCCCTTTGGGCTCGGCTTTTGCCGCCGGTGCCGATGAAATTTACGTGCTGCTCACCTCCCGGGTCATCCCCGAAGCGGACGGCAGCCTCCCCCGGTCCACCGTCCCCGAGCACAGCTACCGCCAGTGGTCGGACAACTGGCTGGGCACCAGGGTGGGCGCCCTGGATGTGCTGAAGCGGGTGGTGGAAATCCTCACCGACGAAATTTACCTGGGCGACATCCGCGGCGCTTTGGAGTGGAACCGCATCGTAGCGGCGGCAGAAAAAGCGCTGGGTGGTCTGCGGGGCAGCCGCAAACAGGCCCTGGAGGAGGCGTTAGCGGCCATTGGCAAGCGCTCGGTGCCGGTGCATGTGCTGGCCCCCCGGGTCTGGTACGGCACCGACAACGCCTCCACCAACTTCGACCCCCAGCTCATCGCCCAGGCCGTCTCCCACGGCCGCGAAGTTGCCGCCAACCCTAACCTCTGGCTGGTGCGTTAG